The following coding sequences are from one Paenibacillus sp. FSL R5-0912 window:
- the rnpA gene encoding ribonuclease P protein component: protein MHKSLRLRNRADFSRVYRHGKSFANHQYVVYWFPRKEVERFRVGISVSKKVGNAVVRNRMRRLVKEIVRHHEPEIIGGLDIVFIVRKGALSKDYGELEKSVLHVLRKAKLLKALHK, encoded by the coding sequence GTGCACAAAAGTCTACGATTACGAAACCGTGCCGACTTCAGCCGCGTATACCGCCATGGGAAGTCATTTGCGAATCATCAATATGTGGTGTACTGGTTTCCCAGAAAAGAGGTGGAGCGTTTCCGCGTAGGTATATCTGTCAGCAAGAAGGTTGGAAACGCCGTGGTACGCAACCGGATGAGACGGCTGGTAAAGGAAATTGTCCGTCACCATGAGCCGGAAATTATCGGGGGTCTGGACATCGTGTTCATCGTAAGAAAAGGAGCGCTTTCCAAGGATTACGGCGAGCTCGAGAAAAGTGTGCTGCATGTGCTTCGCAAAGCCAAGCTGCTCAAGGCTTTGCACAAGTAA